Genomic window (bacterium):
GCACCGCCGCGACCGCGAGGGCGGCGATCTTCCTGACTCGCTTGAACCGCTTCGACTGGGGCATCCTCTCTCCTCAGAAGGGGTGGCCCACGGATACGTGCAGCACGACGTCCGGCTCGCCCGGGGGTCGCGCCGTCAGGTTGAAACCGGCGTCGGCGCGGACGGGTCCCACGGGCGTATCCACCATCAGGCCCGGTCCGAAGGCCACCGCGAGGTCGTCGAGGGCCGCGTCGGAGGCCGTCCGCCACACGTTGCCCACGTCGGCGAAGATGGCGGCGCGCACGATGCCCTTCAGGCGGAAGCGCAGCTCGGTCGAGCCGATCAGCAGGACTTCGCCGCCGACGGGGGCGCCGGTGGCGTCCAGGGGGCCGAGCATGCGGCGCCGCGCGCCGCGCTGGGTGGTGGAACCGCCGGCGAAGAAGCGCTTGTTGGGCAGCAGATCGATCGAATCGCCCAACGGACGCGCCAGGCCGGCCTCGACCCGGGATGCCAGCACCGCCCCGCCGAGGGGGAGGTACCAGGCGATCTTCGCCGTGCCCGACGCGAAGCTGTTGTCCGACGGCAGCCAGGGCGGCGACCATTCCAGGCGTCCCGACCACGACACGCCGCGGGTCGGGTCGATCAGATCGTCCACGTGATCCATGTTGGCCCGCAGATGCAGCGACGTGAGCAGGCCGCTCTCCGCCTTGAAGGCATCGGTGTCGGTGGTCGTGACCTTCAGGGAGACGTCGGCGACCGAGACGCCGGCCTGCAGTTCGCCGCCCAGGCCGACGCGCTTCGAGGCCCACACCTCGGCCTGCGCGCTGTTCAGATCGTAGCCGTCCTCGAGTTCCATGACGTAGTGCAGACGGGTGGTCAGGCGCGTGCGGGGGCCGAAGGGGGACAGCCACCAGACGTTGAACGAACCGTCGCGCCGGAAACGGGACAGCGAGCCCTTCAGCTCCACGCCGCGGCCGCCGCGCAGCAGGTTGCGGTGGCGCCAGCGCGTGCCGGCGCGCAGGAAATCGTCGGTCCAGTAGCCGAGATCGACCTCTATGGAGCGCGGCTTGCGGGGCACGAGATCGACGAGCAGGTCCACTTCGCCGTCGCGGGGCTCGCTCACCGTCACGTCGACGCGCCGGAACAGGTCCAGCTCCCGCACGTTTCGCCGGGCGCGGCGCAGGGCGGTCGGCGTGTACTGCTCCCCGTCAGATGGCTGCGCGTTCCGGAGCACCAGTCCCCGCAGGTCGTCCGGAGCGCCCGCGATACGCGTCCCGGCGAACACGCAGCGCGGGCCGGGCTTCGCGGCGAGGACGATCTCCGCCCGGGTGGAGTCCCGCAACGACACGCGCGGAGTGACGGTGGCACGTGGATGCCCCTCCATCGCCAGGGCCTCGTTCAGGGTAAACGTCGCCCGTGTCAGATCGGATTCGGTGAACCGCGCTCCCCGGGAGAGGGGCGCGCCCCGGGCGGCCGCGGCGTCGACGTAATCCGGTACGCCGCTCACCGACAGGCTGTCTATGACGACGGTCGGCCCCGGCGCGAGCTCGAAAGTCACGCCCACCTTGCGGGCCTTGTGGTCCGGCCGGAAGGCGATGCGCACCTCGGCCCAGGGGAAACCGTTCTGCGCCGCGAAGGCGCGGGCGCGCTTCACGTCGTCGGCCAGCGTCCCCGGAAAGAGCGGCGGACGCCGGGTGCGCAGCAGGCCCCGCTTGCCGTTGAGGGCCAGTCCGTCGCGCAGGTCGTCGGCCAGGTGTCTGTCGAGCCCCGTCACCTCGAACGACGCGACCTCCCAGCCCCGGTACCGCGTCGCCTCGGCCAGCGCCTCGTCGACGGGCAAGGCCGCCGGCGAATGCGCGGGGACGAGACAGACGGCTGTGAAGCCGATCAGGCAGAGCGCCGGAAGAATAGGATTTGCGCGGCCTCGAGACATCGGTCCCTCGTGTCACGTGCGTGATTCGAGATGCTGTTCGGCCCCGATGATACAGCATGACTCCGCGGCCAAGAAGCTGCATTCGCGGCGCGCTCGGGGCGCTTGGACGCGAAAGGACCCGGAAACGTTCCGGGCCCTCTCGCACGAGTGCAGTTGTGGACCTAGTACCCGGCCTTGACCGCGCCCCAGCTCATCGACGTATTGCCGACGGGGCCGTCGGCGAGGAAGTTCCACTCCAGGTCGCCGAAGTTGATGGGCGTGTGGTGAGTCGACAGGATGGTCGTCTTGACATCGGGATCGATGATGAAGACCGTCACGGTCACGTCGCCGGTGGCGGCCGCGCCCAGGGGCTCCCGGTCGAAGGCGCCCAGGATCTCCTGGCCGCCGGCGGTGGCGGCGATCAGGTTGTCGTTGTCGCTGTCGGGATCGAGGACGTCCGCGTCGAACTGCGCGTAGTAGATCTTGCCCGTGGTGGCCCTGGCCACAGCCTGCATGCGCCGTCCCGGGGCGAAGGTGTCGCGCGACTCGAAGATCAGGGTGAACTCGACCAGCTGATCCGCGCCGACGAAGACCGAACCGCCGAAGCCGCCGGTAGGCCCGGTGATGCCCTGGAAATCGAGTTCGGGGTGCAGGTCGGTGATGACGCCGCCGCTACCGCCGCCGCCGCCGGGGCCGACGACCGGATTCTCGCATGCCTGGATGATCGGTCCGATCGTGATGTCGGCGCAGGTGAGGTCGGTCTCGTAGCACTTGTACGTGCCATTGCCCAGGCAGAGGCTGACGTCGGCCACGGCGACGCCGGTGAGCAACATACAGGCCGCGAGGGTGAGCGATAGCGTTCTGATCATGGCGGATTCTCCTTGGTTGAAAGCCAATTGTCGTGTGGATGTTAGATTGAGGATGATACTCCGTCTCAACTTTAATAAACTACCACAATGATCGTGTATTTGTCTTTTGTTAAAATATATCATCATTCCGGTCTCATGATCCGGGTCCCCGCATGGCCCGCGACAAATCGGGGTGCTACATTCGGGTACAGGCCGAACCAAGGAGATCCCATGCCCGGATACGCGAATGTCCCCTCCTTCCTGCAGGCTCTGCCCGAGATCGACCTGCCCATTTCCGGCGCGCGGGGCTGGCTGCTCCAGGGCGAGGGGCAGCAGGTCGTCTTCGTGGAGTTCGGCGAGACGGTCGATGTGCCCGAACACGGCCACGCCGAGCAATGGGAGTTCGCGGTGGCCGGACGGGTCGACCTGCACATCGACGGCGGGACGATCGGGTACACTGCCGGCGACAACTTCTTCATCCCCGCCGGCGTGCCCCATGGCGCCACCGTGCACGCGGGTTACAAGGCCCTGATCGTCTTCAACGCGCCGGACCGTTACCTGCCGCGCGCATGAGGGAATCGTCATGTTCGCATCATGGTTGATACTGCTGGCTCTCATCATCGCTTTGCCGTGCCGGGGGCAGGTGGCGTGGCGTGGCGCGGACATCTCGTTCCTGCCGCAGATCGAGGACAACGGCGGCGCGTACACCGATGGCGGAGAGCCCGACGACCTCTTCGCGATCCTCGCCGGCCACGGCGTCAACACGATCCGCCTGCGCCTGTGGCACACGCCCACCGAGGGCTATTGCGACCTGGACGATACCCTGGCCATGGCCCGGCGCGCCCACGCGGCCGGCCTGGATCTGCTGCTGGACTTCCACTACTCCGACACCTGGGCCGATCCCGGCCGCCAGGACAAGCCAGACGCCTGGGCGGCGCTCCCCTTCGCGACCCTCGTCGACAGCGTGCGCGTCCGCACCCGCGACGTACTGCTGGCCCTGCGCGCCCAGGGCACGCCCCCGGCGCTGGTGCAGCTCGGCAACGAGATCACGCCCGGCATGCTCTGGGACGACGGTCGGGTCGGCGGCGCCTTCGACACGCCCGAACAATGGGCGCAGCTCGCTCAGCTCCTCGGCGCGGCCCGCGACGGCGTGAGCGACGCCTTCACGCCCGCACCGGGACCGGAGATCATGATCCACAGCGACCGCGGCGGCGACAACGGCGGCTGCCGGTGGTTCTTCGGCAACCTGCTGGCCCAGGGCTTCGACTTCGAAATCATCGGCCTGTCCTACTACCCCTGGTGGCACGGCACACTCGCCGACCTCGAATTCAACCTGGACGATCTCGCCGTGCGCTACGGCAAGGACATCGTGCTGGCGGAGGTCGCCTACCCCTGGACCCTCGGCTGGTTCGACGACACCCACAACCCCGTCGGCTTGCCCGAACACCTGCTGCCCGGCTACCCCGACACTCCCGCGGGCCAGCGCGCCTTCATGGAGACCATCTTCGCCTTGGTCGCGGACGCGCCCGACGGGCGTGGTCGGGGCGTTTTCTACTGGGCGCCGGAATGGATCACCACGCCGACCTTCGGTTCGGCCTGGGAGAACCTGGCGCTGTTCGACGAGACGGGGGAGGTCCTGCCCGCGCTGGAGGCCTTCCTGCCGGCCACCTCGGTGGGCGTTGCGGTGACGACGGGTCTTTCGCTCCGGTACGTATCCAGGGACACCACGGTCGGCGGTGTGGTGCTCTCGCTCGCGGCGGCGGCGCCCCGCCACGGCATCCTGCAGGTGTACGACGCCCGGGGCCGGCTGATGCAGGACGTCTGGGAGGGCCGTCTCGTACCCGAGGCGCGCGAGATAACCTGGCGCCCCGAGCAGTTCACTTCGGGAACCTATCTCTTCAGGCTGGCCAGCGGCGGCGACAGCGTATCGACCAAGGTGCTGTACATGCGGTGAGTGGAAAGAGACGGCCGGCGTCCGCCTTGCGAGAGCCGGCAGTCTCTTTCCCGGTGGCCCCTATTTCCTCGCCTTCTTCTTCAACCTGGCCTTCTCCGCCGCCCCCACTTCCTTCTTGATGCGCTGGATGTGCCCGCGCCCGAGCGCCTTCACCTCGCAGCCCAGTTCGAAGTAGCGGCGGATGCGGTCGTCGTCGAGGATGCCGAAGCAGTCGATCACCGCCAGCGCCCCGCCGGCCATCTTGACGACCTGTTCCGGCTCCAGCTCGAGGTACGGCTCGTGGGGCACCGCGAGGATGACCGCCTCGGCGCCCTTCAGCGCCGCGGCCAGATCCTTGGTCACGCGCATGTCCTTCAGCCCGTCCTGGTTGCGGAAGAAGCGCGCCCAGGAATGGCCCGGCGCCGGGTAGACGTCCTGCTCCTCCAGTTCGAACCAGTGCTCCAGGTAGGGATCGTGGACGCGCATCTCGGCGCCCATCTCGGTCAGGCGACGCACCACCAGCTCCGATCCGCTGTAGCGCGTGTCGCCCACGTCCTGGCGGTAGCTGCCGCCGCAGATCAGCACGTCGGCCCCGGCGATGTAGCGGCCCATGTTGCGCAGGGCATCGCGGGCCAGCGTGGCCACGTGCAGGCCGCGCGTGTCGTTGATGTCGATGGCCGTGGTGCTCATCTTGAAGATCTCGTCGCCGTCCTCGAAGCCGAGGATGTGCTTGTACGCCCAGTAGCCCAGGCCGCCGTCCTTGGGCAGGCAGTAGCCGCCGATGCCCGGCCCGGGGAAGATCATGTTGTTGTGGGTGGGGCGCATCTTGATGGCCTTGATGACCTTGATCATGTCCACGCCGTTGCGCTCGGCGAAGAGGCTCCACTCGTGCTGGAAGGCCAGGATGGTCGCGCGGTAGGAGTTCTCGACGATCTTGGTCGTCTCCGACTCGATGGGTCGGTCCATGACCGTCAGCGGATAGTCCTCGGTGTTGAGCACCTCGCGCAGGAACCTGTCCACGCGCTTGCGGGCGGTCGCGTTGCAGCCGCTGCAGACCCGCCAGAAGTCGCGGATCGAGGAGACGTAATCGCGTCCCGGCATCACGCGTTCGAAGCTGTGGCTGAGCAGGGGCGTGGCCTTCAGGCCGCGCCTGGCGAAGGCCTTCTTGAGGATGGGCCAGGCCACGAACTCCGTGGTGCCCGGCGCCACGGTCGTCTCGATCAGCACCAGGCACTTCGGCGGGATCTTTTCGCCGATGGTGCGCATGGTGGCCTCGAGCGCGGCCATGTCCGCCTCGCCGGTGCGCATGTTGCCCAGGTCGCGCTTGGCGTAGTCGCACTGCACGTCGACCACGACGCAATCGGCGAGTTTCAGGCAGTCGCTGTTGAAGGTGGCGGTCAGCGTCTTCTTCGCCTTGACCGTGCGCGCGATCATCGGGTCGACCTCGGGATCCTCCGCCTTCACCGGCGATTCGCCGCGATTCAGCAGAGGGATCTTCCAGTAGCTGCGCACGCTCGGCCGCTGGCAGCCGATGACGAACTTGCCGGGCTGCCCCTTCTTCTTGCCCGTCTTGTGGACGGTGTCCGCGACGATGGCGGCCATCACCGCGCCCACGAAGCCCACGCCCATCACGACCACGATCTCCTGCCCGTCGGCGCGCGCCTTCTCGACCAGGCGCTGCAGCCGCTGCATCTCCCTGGCGTAATCCTTATCGACGGGAATGGCGAATTTCTCGCCGGCAGGGCTGACGGAGTATGCGGTCATGTTCGTTTCCTCTCGTGAGTGGCGGTAGTGGGGCGAGACGGCATCATACCGCTGTCGACTTGCAGCGTCAAAGGGCGGTGCTGGCTGTGCTATACTTCCGACCAGATCCACACCGAAACAAACGGGGGGAGACGACGTGAAGATCCTGCACATCCTGGCCATATCCACGCTCATGGTCGGCGGCGCCCACGCCGCCATCAGGCCCGCCGAACCGGTCATGCTCGCCGGCGATGCGCTCGCGGTCCTGTCCGGCGCCCCCGTCTCAGAGCTCCACCTTTTCGCCTACGCGGACGGCGCGTGGCGCGAGATTCCCGTCCAGGTCGACGAGCGCGACGCCGGCGGCTCCTACTTCGTCGCCGACGACGGCCTGTGGGACGCCAACGACGAACTTGTCTTCCAGCCCCAGGACGGCGGCGACGCGGCCATCGCCTCTGCCTGGGTCGACGACGCGGAATCGCGGACGCATCCTCGCCTGGAGATCACCGTGACCGATGCGGTCGAGGGCGACGCGACGATCGCCTATCTCTACCGCTCGTCCACCCTGCCGGACACCCTGTCCACGTCCTACATGTCCTACGACGCGGGACTGGACGAGATAACCGCCGGCGCCTACCGCGCCGGCTACGACGCCGACAAGTGGTTCTGGGACGAGCTGCGCCTGCGCGAAGGGGACGTCTTCTCGGACGACTACATGGACCGCGAGAAGACCCGGTTGCGCGGCTATTTCCTCTTCCAGACCTGGATCCGGACCGAGGACGACATGACGCCCCTGAGCCGGGACGCCGTGGTCGGCCCGGTGCGCGTGATCCGCTACACCGAGTCCGAATTCCAGGTGATCGGCGTGGCCTCGGGGTGGACCTCGCTGAAGCACTTCTACCGCGAATACATGACCAATCCCCTGGACGTGCTGGAGGTGCCGCTGCTCGGCGGCCTGAACCTGGTCCGCCAGTCCTACGACCTGAATCCCGGCGTCGCGGACGTGGTCGAATCCACCGTACAGAACGCGGCCCTGCCGGTGGACGGCGTGCCCGACGGCGCCGCCACGTCCCTGGCGCTAGAGGACATGTCCGATCTCTGGTTCAAGATCGGCGTCGCGGGCGGGGCCTTCGTGCAGGTGGTCGACTTCTCTGGCGTCTCCGACGTCAACGACGTCTACCATCACGACGACGCCGGCGGCGGCAGCGCCGACGGCCTCGCCGATACCGGCGACATGGTCTCCTACGGCTACATCGGTCTGCTGATGACCGATCCCGTGGTGGGCACCCACGAGATACAGACCAAGACCTACATCTCGGCCGCGACCGATCTGTCGGGCCCGACCTGCCAGGCCTGGTTCAACAATCCTCTGGCCGCCGCCGT
Coding sequences:
- a CDS encoding T9SS type A sorting domain-containing protein; this encodes MKILHILAISTLMVGGAHAAIRPAEPVMLAGDALAVLSGAPVSELHLFAYADGAWREIPVQVDERDAGGSYFVADDGLWDANDELVFQPQDGGDAAIASAWVDDAESRTHPRLEITVTDAVEGDATIAYLYRSSTLPDTLSTSYMSYDAGLDEITAGAYRAGYDADKWFWDELRLREGDVFSDDYMDREKTRLRGYFLFQTWIRTEDDMTPLSRDAVVGPVRVIRYTESEFQVIGVASGWTSLKHFYREYMTNPLDVLEVPLLGGLNLVRQSYDLNPGVADVVESTVQNAALPVDGVPDGAATSLALEDMSDLWFKIGVAGGAFVQVVDFSGVSDVNDVYHHDDAGGGSADGLADTGDMVSYGYIGLLMTDPVVGTHEIQTKTYISAATDLSGPTCQAWFNNPLAAAVSAQDYDPAAPVGDMPANGGLLVRNRPNPFNPATEILFTVPASGPVCLSIYDTSGRRVRTLLDGATVSGAGRVSWDGRAGTGERVGSGVYFCRLEAGGRAAITKMLLVE
- a CDS encoding GDP-mannose dehydrogenase encodes the protein MTAYSVSPAGEKFAIPVDKDYAREMQRLQRLVEKARADGQEIVVVMGVGFVGAVMAAIVADTVHKTGKKKGQPGKFVIGCQRPSVRSYWKIPLLNRGESPVKAEDPEVDPMIARTVKAKKTLTATFNSDCLKLADCVVVDVQCDYAKRDLGNMRTGEADMAALEATMRTIGEKIPPKCLVLIETTVAPGTTEFVAWPILKKAFARRGLKATPLLSHSFERVMPGRDYVSSIRDFWRVCSGCNATARKRVDRFLREVLNTEDYPLTVMDRPIESETTKIVENSYRATILAFQHEWSLFAERNGVDMIKVIKAIKMRPTHNNMIFPGPGIGGYCLPKDGGLGYWAYKHILGFEDGDEIFKMSTTAIDINDTRGLHVATLARDALRNMGRYIAGADVLICGGSYRQDVGDTRYSGSELVVRRLTEMGAEMRVHDPYLEHWFELEEQDVYPAPGHSWARFFRNQDGLKDMRVTKDLAAALKGAEAVILAVPHEPYLELEPEQVVKMAGGALAVIDCFGILDDDRIRRYFELGCEVKALGRGHIQRIKKEVGAAEKARLKKKARK
- a CDS encoding arabinogalactan endo-1,4-beta-galactosidase, producing the protein MFASWLILLALIIALPCRGQVAWRGADISFLPQIEDNGGAYTDGGEPDDLFAILAGHGVNTIRLRLWHTPTEGYCDLDDTLAMARRAHAAGLDLLLDFHYSDTWADPGRQDKPDAWAALPFATLVDSVRVRTRDVLLALRAQGTPPALVQLGNEITPGMLWDDGRVGGAFDTPEQWAQLAQLLGAARDGVSDAFTPAPGPEIMIHSDRGGDNGGCRWFFGNLLAQGFDFEIIGLSYYPWWHGTLADLEFNLDDLAVRYGKDIVLAEVAYPWTLGWFDDTHNPVGLPEHLLPGYPDTPAGQRAFMETIFALVADAPDGRGRGVFYWAPEWITTPTFGSAWENLALFDETGEVLPALEAFLPATSVGVAVTTGLSLRYVSRDTTVGGVVLSLAAAAPRHGILQVYDARGRLMQDVWEGRLVPEAREITWRPEQFTSGTYLFRLASGGDSVSTKVLYMR
- a CDS encoding cupin domain-containing protein yields the protein MPGYANVPSFLQALPEIDLPISGARGWLLQGEGQQVVFVEFGETVDVPEHGHAEQWEFAVAGRVDLHIDGGTIGYTAGDNFFIPAGVPHGATVHAGYKALIVFNAPDRYLPRA
- a CDS encoding BamA/TamA family outer membrane protein; translated protein: MSRGRANPILPALCLIGFTAVCLVPAHSPAALPVDEALAEATRYRGWEVASFEVTGLDRHLADDLRDGLALNGKRGLLRTRRPPLFPGTLADDVKRARAFAAQNGFPWAEVRIAFRPDHKARKVGVTFELAPGPTVVIDSLSVSGVPDYVDAAAARGAPLSRGARFTESDLTRATFTLNEALAMEGHPRATVTPRVSLRDSTRAEIVLAAKPGPRCVFAGTRIAGAPDDLRGLVLRNAQPSDGEQYTPTALRRARRNVRELDLFRRVDVTVSEPRDGEVDLLVDLVPRKPRSIEVDLGYWTDDFLRAGTRWRHRNLLRGGRGVELKGSLSRFRRDGSFNVWWLSPFGPRTRLTTRLHYVMELEDGYDLNSAQAEVWASKRVGLGGELQAGVSVADVSLKVTTTDTDAFKAESGLLTSLHLRANMDHVDDLIDPTRGVSWSGRLEWSPPWLPSDNSFASGTAKIAWYLPLGGAVLASRVEAGLARPLGDSIDLLPNKRFFAGGSTTQRGARRRMLGPLDATGAPVGGEVLLIGSTELRFRLKGIVRAAIFADVGNVWRTASDAALDDLAVAFGPGLMVDTPVGPVRADAGFNLTARPPGEPDVVLHVSVGHPF